CTGGCTGCTATCTTGCAATCAACCCGGCATGACCTATCCCACAGACAGAGCGCCGCACTTCACCACGGGCCGGAAAGGGGAAGATCTGGCCGTTCGCTACCTGCGTCTGCGCGGATACCGGATCCTGGAGAGAAACTTCCGCTGCAAACTGGGGGAGATCGACATTATCGCAAAAAAAGGTGGTGTCACCATATTCGTGGAGGTCAAGACCAGGCGGGAACCATACATGATGGACCCAATCAACGCCATTGATGGTCTGAAAGTCGTTCGAACGATCAACGCGGCCCGTTTCTACCTCCTGACCAACCGCACGGGCGACATCCCGTGCCGTTTCGACGTCCTGACCCTGTCCGTTTCCCCGGAGGATCGGACGACAATAAACCATCTCGCGGACGCCTTCCACCTCACCGACGACACCGTCACTCAGGGCCGTATCAGCTGGGCCAGGTCCCTGAAAAAGCGCATATACCCGAAGCGGAAAAGAAAAGGATAGACCATGGTCTCGCGAATACTTTCATGCTCTATTACCGGCCTGGAGGCCGTCCCGGTTCACGTTGAGTTGGACCTTTCCAACGGGATGCCGGGTCTGACGATCGTGGGGATGGGCGATACGGCCGTACGGGAAAGCCGGGAGAGGGTGCTGGCAGCGCTGAGAAACTCCGGCTACGAGCTTCCTCCATCGCGGGTCACCGTCAACCTGGCCCCCGCCGATCTGAAAAAGGAGGGCAGCCGCTACGATCTGCCCATCGCGCTCGGAATCCTCGCGGCCCTGCGAGCGTTTTCCCCCAGCGCCCTCGACGGTTACCTTGTTATGGGGGAACTGTCCCTCACCGGTGAGGTCGTCGGACGAGAGCCTTCTTTCCCCGCGGCTCTTCTCGCCAGAAAGGCGGGCATCGAGGGGATCATACTTCCAAAGGAGATGGCCGCGGAGGCCGCACTGGTGAAGGGTTGCCGTGCCCTTCCGGTAGACAGGCTTTCAGAGGTAACTGAATTCCTGAGGGGTAACGGCACGCTCGATCCGGCGGCGCCCGTCGCCGTCCGAAATCCGGACAGGATACCGGACCTGTCCGAGGTCAAGGGCCAGGAGGTTCCAAGAAGGGTTCTGGAGATCGCCGCCGCCGGAGGCCACAACCTGCTTATGGTAGGATTTCCCGGAGCCGGAAAGACGATGCTGGCCCGGAGGCTTCCCGGAATACTCCCTCCCCTGACGTCGGAACAGACCGTGGAGGTAACCGCAATTCACAGCATCGCCGGCCTGCTTTCGCAGGGAAACAGAATCATCACCCTCCCTCCATTCCGCTCGCCTCACCACACCATCTCCCACGTCGGGCTTGCCGGCGGCGGAACTCACCCACGGCCCGGAGAGATCACCCTGTCACACAACGGTGTCCTTTTTCTGGATGAGATGTCGGAGTTCAAACGCTCTTCCCTGGAAACGCTGCGGCAACCTCTCGAGGACGGCAGGATCACCATCACAAGGGCAGCCCGATCCGTAAGCTATCCCGCCCGGTTTATCCTGGTCGGTGCGACAAATCCCTGCCCATGCGGTTTTCTCGGTCATGAGACACGGCCCTGCATCTGTTCTCCGTCGGCGGTGAGTCGATACCGGAGACGTATCTCCGGCCCCTTGATGGACCGTATCGATCTGGTCGTGGATGTTCAGGGAGTCCCCCTGGAAAGGATCTCATCCCATCGGGCGGGAGAGGGCTCCGGGGTTGTTGCCGAGAGGGTGAAGACCGTACGCACCGCCCAGGCGGAAAGGGCCAGGGACGGCTTTCCTACGCTTAACAGCCGGTTGTCGCATGGGGATCTCGAAAAGCTTTGCCCCATAGGGCGTGAAGGGGAGGCGCTGCTTAAAGAAGCCGTCAGGAGGCTTGGCTTAACCGCCCGCGGATATCACCGGACATTGAGAATTGCCAGGACGCTGGCCGACATGGAGGGAAAAGAGGTTCCGGGGCCGGAACACCTGGCGGAAGCCATTCAATACCGCCCGGTTCTAAGCGGGGTTTACGGGTAAAAGGCAGGAAAAAACAGTCCAGAGTNNNNAGTCCAGAGTTCATCAATCGTCCCTGACTACGAAAACCTTCAATTCATTCTGCAGCAATCCCATGCGCTTGTCCAGTTCGGAGATGACCCCCTGGAGTCCATGCACGGACCGCCTGTTCGCCTCGACGATACCCGTCAGGTTCTCCGTCAACTTTTGGACCTTGTCGCCGTTGGCCACTTGGACATCCGTCGCAACGGAAATCTCCCTGACGGTTTCACTGATCATCGTCAGGTCCTTGTTTATCTGTTTGCTCGTGGTGCTCTGTTCCTCGGTGCTCATCTTGATTTTATCGGCCATCTGCTGAATCCTGCGGGACATTTCAAGGAGTTTATCACCGCTCTGGGACTGCTTCTGCCCGGCCTCCTTGATATTGTTAACGGAACCGCTCAGATGGTCCGTCGCTTCCATCACCCGTGTGCTGGTCATGGTCTGTTCGGACGTGGTCTGGGCAATCTCATTCACCCGCTGGGAAACGAGGTTTGTGCTTTGGAGGATCTTCTCCAGGGAATCGGTGACACGTTCAGAAAGCTGGACCCCGTCTTCAACCTTCCGGTGGGCATCTTCAACAGCCTCGCCGGTTCGACTGACCTCCTCCCGGATTCCCTGGATCACCCCCGCAATCCTGTTGGTCTGGGCCTTGGTGCTCTGGGCAAGTTCGTTGATCTCGTCCGCAACCACTCCGAACCCTTTCCCCTGGGCGCCCGCCTGGGCTGCGATAATGGCCGCGTTCAGAGCCAGCAGATTGGTCTTTCCGGTAATATCGGTGATAAAGCTCAGAATCTCATCGATCTCCTCGATGCGCTCGGTAACAACCGATATGAGCCGGCTGACCTGTGACGAACTCTCCCTGATGGCCAAGGTCCCTTCCATGGCGCTTCTCGACACATTCACGCCTTCCTCAGCAATCCGGGTCATCAGCACGGCGTCCTCGGAGGTTGTCTCGGCATTTTGCCGAACCTGCTGAATACTTACTCCCATTTCACTCATCGAGCTTGCCGTCTCCTCCGTTGCCTGGGAGAGGGCCAGAAGGTTGTCCGATATCGCACTGATGGAGGAGGACATGCTCTCGATTGCGGCATTGGACTCGTTAACGGATCGGGACTGGGAGTCAGCCATGGCTGAAACCTCCTCAACGGAGGCTCCCATCTCCATGATACTACTGAAACTGTCGTTGGCAGAGCCCTCGAGAACATGGATGCCATTGGTT
The Deltaproteobacteria bacterium genome window above contains:
- a CDS encoding YraN family protein; protein product: MTYPTDRAPHFTTGRKGEDLAVRYLRLRGYRILERNFRCKLGEIDIIAKKGGVTIFVEVKTRREPYMMDPINAIDGLKVVRTINAARFYLLTNRTGDIPCRFDVLTLSVSPEDRTTINHLADAFHLTDDTVTQGRISWARSLKKRIYPKRKRKG
- a CDS encoding YifB family Mg chelatase-like AAA ATPase, giving the protein MVSRILSCSITGLEAVPVHVELDLSNGMPGLTIVGMGDTAVRESRERVLAALRNSGYELPPSRVTVNLAPADLKKEGSRYDLPIALGILAALRAFSPSALDGYLVMGELSLTGEVVGREPSFPAALLARKAGIEGIILPKEMAAEAALVKGCRALPVDRLSEVTEFLRGNGTLDPAAPVAVRNPDRIPDLSEVKGQEVPRRVLEIAAAGGHNLLMVGFPGAGKTMLARRLPGILPPLTSEQTVEVTAIHSIAGLLSQGNRIITLPPFRSPHHTISHVGLAGGGTHPRPGEITLSHNGVLFLDEMSEFKRSSLETLRQPLEDGRITITRAARSVSYPARFILVGATNPCPCGFLGHETRPCICSPSAVSRYRRRISGPLMDRIDLVVDVQGVPLERISSHRAGEGSGVVAERVKTVRTAQAERARDGFPTLNSRLSHGDLEKLCPIGREGEALLKEAVRRLGLTARGYHRTLRIARTLADMEGKEVPGPEHLAEAIQYRPVLSGVYG